Proteins encoded in a region of the Haloarcula sp. CBA1129 genome:
- a CDS encoding A24 family peptidase: MLGSIPDLLRLVAIPVFGWAAYRDVKTRRVPNWTWTPLAVLAVVLLLWDAYTVWTAPTAVGQRLFFIRVAISLGFVIPLSYGFWLIGGFGGADAKAFMLVAVLFPVYPVYYLPTVALPLQQSAIGVFSLTILSNTVLAGIVYPLAVAAGNLVRGRFSLAMFIGRPVAAAAVTEEYGRLLESPDGFDRGGLDLDALRMYLRWRGCSLADIRADPDRHRLPTSLPAVPNDPGDGSLATDGGDPAADDVNGTSGRGDDSSLQTVTDRTDDIDDRWGAERFLNDIDHSAYGTSPDQLRDGLDVLAEQDEVWISPGIPFLVPMFAGLAVSLTYGDVLFSLLQAVGLA, encoded by the coding sequence GTGCTCGGGTCGATACCGGACCTGCTTCGGCTGGTCGCCATCCCGGTGTTCGGGTGGGCGGCCTACCGGGATGTAAAAACCCGCCGGGTGCCGAACTGGACATGGACCCCGCTTGCTGTGCTGGCGGTCGTGCTCCTGCTGTGGGACGCCTACACCGTCTGGACCGCCCCGACAGCGGTCGGCCAGCGGCTGTTCTTCATCAGGGTCGCTATCAGCCTCGGCTTCGTCATCCCGCTGTCGTACGGTTTCTGGCTCATCGGCGGGTTCGGCGGTGCTGACGCGAAGGCGTTCATGCTCGTCGCCGTCCTCTTTCCCGTCTATCCGGTGTACTACCTACCGACCGTCGCCCTCCCGCTCCAGCAGAGCGCTATCGGTGTCTTCTCGCTGACGATTCTCTCGAACACCGTGCTTGCTGGCATCGTCTATCCGCTGGCCGTCGCCGCCGGCAACCTCGTACGGGGACGCTTCTCGTTGGCGATGTTCATCGGACGGCCTGTCGCCGCCGCCGCCGTCACTGAGGAATACGGCCGCCTGCTCGAATCCCCCGACGGGTTCGACCGCGGCGGCCTCGACCTCGATGCGCTCCGGATGTATCTTCGCTGGCGCGGCTGCTCGCTCGCCGATATCCGCGCCGATCCCGACCGCCATCGGCTCCCGACCTCGCTCCCGGCGGTCCCGAACGACCCCGGCGACGGCTCGCTGGCGACCGACGGCGGCGACCCGGCGGCCGATGACGTGAACGGGACGAGCGGTCGCGGTGACGACAGCTCGCTGCAGACCGTGACTGACCGCACTGACGATATCGACGACCGCTGGGGTGCCGAGCGGTTCCTGAACGACATCGACCACTCGGCCTACGGCACGTCGCCGGACCAACTCCGTGATGGACTGGACGTACTCGCCGAACAGGACGAGGTGTGGATTTCGCCCGGGATTCCGTTCCTCGTCCCGATGTTCGCCGGGCTGGCCGTCTCACTCACCTACGGTGACGTACTGTTCTCGCTGTTGCAGGCCGTCGGGCTGGCCTGA
- a CDS encoding inorganic phosphate transporter produces MVEVLFALGVLVAIFVGFNIGGSSTGVAFGPAVGSDTLSKLSAAALMTIFALAGGLIVGPEVVESLGSDLVETAFSPLISIVVLFFIGVALFLSNVVGVPASTSMTAVGAIAGLGLARGTLNAALMLEIVSWWLVSPIIAFWVSGVIGRYFYPRLVEWFAVSQSEGALLDFERSGAIPRPTLGENTTPREFVGTVVVIGIGCYMAFSAGASNVANAVAPLVGNGSLEMYPAILLGGGAIGLGAFTIARRTMDTVGNDLTDLPLVAAIVVAAVASTIVTFLSALGIPASFVIIATMSIVGLGWGRATRTTSLSDTVQGEAPVASVGALTTDAEAADAPTVGGKKGTPKPAETEPIGEESREDIPSASDLFEPGTTARVIFLQNIVPSIATLAAYLVFKFLPIA; encoded by the coding sequence ATGGTCGAAGTTCTCTTTGCCCTCGGTGTTCTCGTGGCTATCTTCGTCGGCTTCAATATCGGGGGTTCTTCGACGGGTGTTGCGTTCGGACCTGCAGTCGGGTCAGATACGCTTTCGAAACTGTCCGCGGCGGCCTTGATGACCATCTTCGCTCTGGCCGGGGGACTCATCGTCGGCCCGGAAGTCGTCGAAAGCCTCGGGAGCGACCTCGTCGAGACTGCCTTCTCGCCGCTTATCAGTATCGTCGTCCTGTTTTTCATCGGCGTCGCGCTGTTTCTCTCGAACGTGGTCGGCGTCCCGGCGTCGACTTCGATGACGGCCGTCGGCGCAATCGCCGGCCTCGGCCTCGCTCGCGGGACGCTGAACGCCGCACTGATGCTCGAAATCGTCTCGTGGTGGCTCGTCTCCCCGATTATCGCCTTCTGGGTTAGCGGCGTTATCGGTCGGTACTTCTACCCGCGCCTCGTCGAGTGGTTCGCTGTCTCTCAGAGCGAAGGTGCGCTACTGGATTTCGAGCGGTCCGGTGCCATTCCGCGGCCGACACTCGGCGAGAACACGACGCCGCGTGAGTTCGTTGGGACCGTCGTCGTCATCGGTATCGGCTGTTACATGGCCTTCTCAGCTGGCGCGTCGAACGTCGCCAACGCCGTCGCCCCCCTCGTGGGGAACGGCTCGCTGGAGATGTACCCGGCAATCCTGCTCGGCGGCGGGGCCATCGGTCTCGGTGCGTTCACCATCGCCCGCCGGACAATGGACACGGTCGGCAACGACCTGACCGATCTCCCGCTGGTCGCCGCCATCGTCGTCGCGGCAGTCGCCTCCACTATCGTCACCTTCCTCTCGGCGCTAGGTATCCCGGCAAGTTTCGTCATCATCGCGACGATGAGCATCGTCGGGCTCGGGTGGGGCCGTGCGACGCGAACGACGAGCCTCTCCGACACTGTACAGGGAGAGGCCCCCGTCGCCTCCGTCGGTGCGCTGACTACCGACGCGGAGGCTGCAGACGCGCCGACCGTTGGCGGCAAGAAGGGGACGCCGAAGCCGGCCGAGACCGAACCTATCGGCGAGGAATCGCGGGAGGACATCCCGTCGGCGTCGGACCTGTTCGAACCCGGAACCACTGCTAGAGTGATCTTCCTCCAGAACATTGTTCCCTCGATTGCGACGCTTGCGGCGTATCTGGTGTTCAAGTTTCTCCCGATTGCCTGA
- a CDS encoding glycoside hydrolase family 97 catalytic domain-containing protein encodes MFDEQLPPSSHQSRRQFLSGVGSLLAASAFSVSVAEDAAAQVTDGDDSPIQTVSSPDGSVSLFVDVTDGVVTYEVAHDGTTLIEDSELGFEFQNQDTFGSGLAVTGSERTEVDTTWTPVWDRYDEIEERYTELRLGVAESSGPERFGTLVFRVFDDGVGFRFVFGEPFGDQFVITSERTAYNFAGDYDSWWIPNNYNNFEVEYEETALSEVAGELDGTDFDGVHTPMTMRTDDGRYLAVHEADLTDYASLALTPSDAGDTAFESTLAPLPDGTKVSAAAPHVTPWRTVQVGTSAGDLIESNLVVNLNEDYDKDVFTQGVDWIEPQKFIGVWWLMITGRAQWEYTTNDDGTVTGNHGAQTGRAKQYMDFASEHDIPGVLVEGWNEGWSSYPDGGGTAFDFTEPYPDFDLAEVTSYGSSLDPLTQMTMHNETAGGFRNYESQLDAAFSLYDDLGIRTIKNGYVSDSGDLAGEGFNHHNQVLVNHHTLVAETAAANRQMLDMHEPIHPTGRRRTYPNLMTREGVKGQEYDSFGDVSPEHHVTFPFTRMLGGPVEYTPGIFDMDSGSGGIESTRAKQLAMYPTYFSGLQMAADLPSSYLADQPSTTSIGEVAQAEWGDIEGFSTAARWANAQGEQYVAIDPNSASPGATVSWTVEDTSEGEYEVHFRYASDAEENAVGPDTDRTATVLVNGSEAGQVTFPPTEYWNVWESVSTTVSLSGDEDEIALSLTSKDTGGFNLDSMAVTESGASMPTPETAPIRGETVDAFQFIEDVPAAGWDDTRVVDAEIGDYMVTARQKDDEWYLGAMTDEGGRAIDVPLSFLSPASDSNGQGPRNSNGNGNGNSGNGNGRAPNGPKYVAEIYADGIDAAYDENLSDVRVGEAIVTPRTTLLASMVGSGGTAVRFRRAQGQEINDLPEYERPEQDFDVHIGDEVFIQESFIQATGSNSGAFIGGTTVTLHVDGERVGTENVRFPPNAGDATYDFGYSIDTAGEYEVTVALPDGTVLASTTVTVKPPATVAELTDPSGDDDGPGEYTYPTADAFQSGAFDLESLTIEQTPSLHRFTFEVDNLYNAFGSSRNFSPQWFVLWLRDPTADSGATSSLGDIGANVDFEAPWQYRIEISGFSKSAVDASGAALTDADGDIVSLGEAVDVDAGTVTVSLDREAVGGADASDLELVAMVQSEDRGSLRPVAESADGYVFGGAKSGAVENAPLIMDLTTPEGVSQADALAYSADSRATVPFVSLD; translated from the coding sequence ATGTTTGACGAACAATTACCTCCTAGTTCTCACCAGAGTCGAAGACAGTTCCTCAGTGGCGTCGGTTCGCTCCTCGCCGCGTCGGCGTTCTCGGTCTCCGTGGCCGAGGACGCTGCTGCGCAGGTGACAGATGGCGACGACTCCCCCATACAGACTGTCTCATCACCTGATGGGTCAGTGTCACTCTTCGTGGATGTCACCGACGGCGTCGTAACATACGAGGTTGCACACGACGGGACGACGCTCATCGAGGACTCCGAACTGGGGTTCGAATTCCAGAATCAGGACACGTTCGGCTCCGGCCTGGCAGTCACCGGGAGCGAGCGGACCGAGGTCGACACTACTTGGACGCCGGTCTGGGACCGTTACGACGAGATCGAGGAGCGGTACACGGAACTCCGCCTAGGGGTCGCGGAGTCGTCCGGGCCCGAGCGGTTCGGGACGCTCGTCTTCCGGGTGTTTGACGACGGCGTCGGCTTCCGGTTCGTCTTCGGTGAGCCGTTTGGCGACCAGTTCGTTATCACCTCCGAGCGGACGGCGTACAACTTCGCCGGGGACTACGACTCCTGGTGGATTCCAAACAACTACAACAACTTCGAGGTGGAGTACGAGGAAACAGCGCTGAGCGAAGTCGCCGGCGAACTGGACGGCACCGACTTCGACGGCGTCCACACGCCGATGACGATGCGGACCGACGACGGGCGCTATCTCGCCGTCCACGAGGCCGACCTCACGGACTACGCATCCCTTGCGCTTACGCCGTCGGATGCCGGCGACACGGCTTTCGAATCGACGCTTGCGCCGCTGCCCGACGGGACGAAAGTCTCCGCCGCAGCGCCGCACGTCACCCCGTGGCGGACGGTCCAGGTTGGGACCAGCGCCGGCGACCTCATCGAGTCAAATCTGGTGGTGAATCTCAACGAGGACTACGACAAGGACGTGTTCACCCAGGGCGTCGACTGGATCGAACCCCAGAAGTTCATCGGCGTCTGGTGGCTGATGATCACCGGCCGCGCGCAGTGGGAGTACACCACGAACGACGACGGCACTGTCACCGGCAACCACGGCGCACAGACCGGCCGCGCCAAGCAGTACATGGACTTCGCCAGCGAGCACGACATCCCCGGTGTTCTCGTCGAGGGGTGGAACGAGGGCTGGTCGAGCTATCCCGACGGCGGTGGCACGGCGTTTGACTTCACCGAGCCGTACCCGGACTTCGACCTTGCGGAAGTCACGAGCTACGGGTCGAGTCTCGATCCCTTGACCCAGATGACGATGCACAACGAGACGGCAGGCGGCTTCCGGAACTACGAGTCCCAGCTCGATGCGGCGTTCTCGCTGTACGACGACCTCGGCATCCGGACCATCAAGAACGGCTACGTCTCAGACAGCGGCGACCTCGCGGGCGAGGGGTTTAATCATCACAACCAGGTGCTCGTCAATCACCACACGCTGGTTGCCGAGACGGCGGCGGCTAACCGCCAGATGCTCGATATGCACGAACCGATTCACCCGACTGGCCGCCGCCGGACGTATCCGAATCTGATGACCCGCGAGGGGGTCAAGGGACAGGAGTACGATTCCTTCGGCGACGTGAGCCCCGAGCACCACGTCACCTTCCCCTTTACGCGAATGCTGGGCGGCCCGGTCGAGTACACGCCGGGCATCTTCGACATGGATTCGGGGTCGGGCGGTATCGAGTCCACTCGCGCCAAGCAGCTTGCGATGTACCCGACGTACTTCAGCGGCCTCCAGATGGCCGCAGATCTGCCCAGTTCCTACCTGGCCGACCAGCCGTCCACGACGAGCATTGGCGAGGTCGCACAGGCCGAGTGGGGCGACATCGAGGGCTTCTCGACGGCCGCCCGCTGGGCCAACGCCCAAGGCGAGCAGTACGTCGCCATCGACCCCAACAGCGCTTCGCCCGGCGCGACAGTTTCTTGGACCGTCGAAGACACCAGCGAGGGCGAGTACGAGGTCCACTTCCGCTACGCCAGCGACGCCGAGGAGAACGCCGTCGGTCCGGATACCGACCGCACCGCGACGGTGCTGGTCAACGGCAGCGAGGCCGGCCAGGTCACGTTCCCGCCCACTGAATACTGGAACGTCTGGGAGAGCGTCTCGACAACCGTCTCGCTGTCCGGCGACGAGGACGAAATCGCGCTTTCGCTGACCAGCAAAGACACCGGCGGCTTCAACCTCGACTCGATGGCCGTCACCGAGTCCGGCGCGTCGATGCCTACGCCCGAGACGGCTCCCATCCGCGGCGAGACCGTCGACGCGTTCCAGTTCATCGAAGATGTGCCGGCCGCCGGCTGGGACGATACGCGCGTCGTCGATGCCGAAATCGGCGATTACATGGTCACTGCGCGGCAGAAAGACGACGAGTGGTATCTCGGCGCGATGACTGACGAGGGCGGCCGTGCCATCGACGTACCCCTGTCGTTCCTCTCACCCGCTTCGGACAGCAACGGGCAGGGACCAAGGAACAGCAACGGTAACGGCAATGGAAACAGCGGAAACGGCAACGGTAGGGCTCCCAACGGGCCGAAATACGTCGCCGAAATCTACGCCGACGGCATCGACGCGGCCTACGACGAGAACCTGAGCGATGTTCGCGTCGGTGAAGCTATCGTCACGCCGAGGACGACCCTGCTCGCGTCGATGGTCGGCAGCGGCGGGACGGCCGTCCGCTTCCGCCGGGCGCAGGGCCAGGAAATCAACGACCTGCCCGAGTACGAACGGCCCGAACAGGACTTTGATGTTCACATCGGCGACGAGGTGTTCATTCAGGAGTCGTTCATTCAGGCCACGGGGAGCAACAGCGGGGCGTTCATCGGCGGGACCACGGTGACGCTCCACGTTGACGGCGAACGCGTCGGGACGGAGAACGTCCGCTTCCCGCCCAACGCCGGCGACGCCACCTACGACTTCGGCTACAGCATTGACACGGCCGGTGAGTACGAGGTGACGGTGGCGCTCCCGGACGGTACAGTGCTTGCCAGCACCACGGTGACGGTCAAGCCACCGGCGACGGTGGCTGAACTCACCGACCCGTCTGGCGACGACGACGGCCCTGGTGAGTACACCTACCCAACCGCCGACGCATTCCAGTCGGGCGCGTTCGACCTGGAGTCACTGACTATCGAGCAGACGCCGAGCCTCCACCGCTTTACCTTTGAGGTCGACAACCTCTACAACGCCTTCGGCAGCAGTCGGAACTTCTCGCCGCAGTGGTTCGTCCTCTGGCTCCGCGACCCCACCGCGGATAGCGGGGCGACGAGCAGTCTGGGCGATATCGGCGCGAACGTCGACTTCGAAGCGCCGTGGCAGTACCGCATCGAAATCAGCGGCTTCTCGAAAAGCGCGGTCGATGCCAGCGGGGCGGCGCTGACCGACGCCGATGGAGATATCGTTTCGCTCGGTGAGGCCGTCGACGTGGACGCTGGCACGGTCACAGTCTCCCTTGATAGGGAAGCTGTCGGCGGCGCGGACGCGTCGGACCTCGAACTCGTCGCGATGGTGCAGTCCGAGGACCGCGGGTCGCTTCGTCCGGTCGCCGAATCGGCCGACGGCTACGTCTTCGGCGGTGCGAAATCCGGTGCGGTTGAGAACGCCCCGCTCATTATGGATCTGACGACGCCCGAGGGCGTCAGCCAGGCCGACGCGCTGGCCTACAGCGCCGACTCGCGGGCGACGGTGCCGTTCGTCTCGCTCGACTAA
- a CDS encoding nuclear transport factor 2 family protein → MDASETIAAYYAALRAGEPLSPFFAEDGDRSVVKFGISEQLVGTDAVRAGLREQTETTTEWVVESHALRVTEAEGYAWFSDDVALCWTDIEAGVRHEYDTRWSGTLEATGGAREWQFVGMHVSTADSIHG, encoded by the coding sequence ATGGACGCCAGCGAAACTATCGCAGCCTACTACGCGGCGCTCCGGGCCGGCGAGCCGCTCAGCCCCTTCTTTGCCGAGGACGGTGACCGCTCGGTGGTCAAGTTCGGCATCTCCGAACAGTTAGTCGGGACCGACGCCGTCAGGGCAGGATTGCGGGAGCAGACTGAGACGACGACGGAGTGGGTCGTCGAGAGCCACGCGCTCCGGGTGACAGAAGCGGAGGGCTACGCGTGGTTCAGCGACGACGTTGCACTGTGCTGGACTGATATTGAGGCGGGGGTCCGCCACGAGTACGACACCCGCTGGAGCGGGACCCTCGAAGCCACCGGTGGGGCGCGCGAGTGGCAGTTCGTCGGGATGCACGTCAGCACTGCCGACTCGATCCACGGGTGA
- the hisI gene encoding phosphoribosyl-AMP cyclohydrolase translates to MTDVDLAFDEQEYIPAVAQDADSGEVLMLAYVTEEALRKTRETGEAHYYSRSRDELWHKGGTSGHTQAVEEVRVDCDGDALLYIVDQTGGACHTGYESCFHRTVDGETVGEQVFDPDDVY, encoded by the coding sequence ATGACCGACGTCGACCTCGCGTTCGACGAGCAGGAGTATATTCCGGCCGTCGCTCAGGACGCAGACTCCGGTGAGGTGCTCATGCTCGCCTACGTCACCGAGGAAGCGCTCCGGAAGACCCGCGAGACGGGGGAAGCCCACTACTACTCGCGGAGCCGGGACGAACTCTGGCACAAGGGCGGGACGAGCGGCCACACGCAGGCCGTCGAAGAGGTGCGAGTCGACTGTGACGGGGACGCGCTGCTGTACATCGTCGACCAGACCGGCGGGGCCTGCCACACCGGCTACGAGTCCTGTTTCCACCGGACTGTCGACGGCGAGACGGTCGGTGAGCAAGTGTTCGACCCCGACGACGTGTACTGA
- the fer1 gene encoding ferredoxin Fer1 — protein sequence MPTVEYLNYEVVDDNGWDMYDDDVFAEASDMDLDGEDYGSLEVNEGEYILEAAEAQGYDWPFSCRAGACANCAAIVLEGDIDMDMQQILSDEEVEDKNVRLTCIGSPDADEVKIVYNAKHLDYLQNRVI from the coding sequence ATGCCCACGGTAGAGTACCTTAACTACGAAGTAGTGGACGATAACGGCTGGGACATGTACGACGACGACGTCTTCGCAGAGGCGTCAGATATGGACCTCGACGGTGAGGACTACGGGTCCCTCGAGGTGAACGAAGGCGAGTACATCCTTGAGGCCGCCGAGGCGCAGGGCTATGACTGGCCCTTCTCGTGTCGCGCCGGTGCCTGTGCGAACTGCGCCGCCATCGTCCTCGAAGGCGACATCGACATGGACATGCAGCAGATCCTCAGCGACGAGGAAGTCGAAGACAAGAATGTCCGCCTGACCTGTATCGGCAGCCCGGACGCCGACGAGGTCAAGATCGTCTACAACGCCAAGCACCTCGACTACCTGCAGAACCGCGTCATCTAA
- the hisA gene encoding 1-(5-phosphoribosyl)-5-[(5-phosphoribosylamino)methylideneamino]imidazole-4-carboxamide isomerase → MYPEFEVVPAVDMQDGQVVQLVGGERGTEKTYGDPVEAAQRWVDAGARTLHLVDLDGAFEGERQNATAIDAVLDAVGDDVDVQLGGGIRTAEDAVSLLDRGLDRVILGTAAVETPEIVGEISAEHPGSVLVSLDAKDGEVVVSGWTEGTGLDPAEAAERYADLGAGGILFTDVDVEGQLDGVRTDPVRRLVDSVDIPVIASGGVATIDDVLALRSAGAAAVVVGSALYEGNFTLEAAIDALADA, encoded by the coding sequence ATGTACCCCGAGTTCGAGGTCGTCCCCGCGGTCGACATGCAGGACGGACAGGTGGTCCAACTGGTCGGCGGCGAACGCGGCACGGAGAAGACCTACGGCGACCCGGTCGAGGCCGCACAGCGGTGGGTCGACGCTGGCGCGCGGACACTCCACCTCGTCGACCTCGACGGCGCGTTCGAGGGCGAGCGACAGAACGCGACGGCCATCGACGCCGTCCTCGACGCAGTAGGGGACGACGTGGACGTGCAATTGGGCGGCGGCATCCGGACCGCCGAGGACGCCGTCTCGCTGCTTGACCGCGGGCTGGACCGCGTCATCCTCGGAACGGCAGCCGTCGAGACGCCGGAAATCGTCGGCGAAATCAGCGCGGAACACCCCGGCAGCGTGCTCGTGAGCCTCGATGCGAAGGACGGCGAAGTTGTGGTGTCGGGATGGACCGAAGGAACCGGCCTAGACCCCGCCGAAGCCGCCGAGCGGTACGCCGACCTCGGTGCGGGTGGCATCCTCTTTACCGATGTCGACGTGGAGGGGCAACTGGACGGCGTCCGAACCGACCCGGTCCGCCGGCTGGTCGACAGCGTCGACATTCCGGTCATCGCAAGCGGCGGCGTCGCGACCATCGACGACGTGCTGGCGCTCCGGTCGGCCGGGGCCGCCGCCGTCGTCGTCGGCAGCGCACTCTACGAGGGGAATTTCACGCTCGAAGCGGCAATCGACGCGCTGGCCGACGCTTAG
- the mutS gene encoding DNA mismatch repair protein MutS, translating into MTEATGIVGEFLTLKEGTDADLLAMQCGDFYEFFDEDAEIVADELDLKVSQKSSHGSSYPMAGVPVDDLTPYVSALVERGFRVAIADQHETENGHAREITRVVTPGTHLETGDESAQYLAAVVREARRDGGDTYGIAATDVTTGQFQVTQLDDADAGEALTELYTFAPAEILPGPELRNDDAFLDRLRERTDAALTLHDSASFEPGRARHTVREQFGDETVDSVGIGEQDVAVRAAGAVLSYVEDTGVGTLAAVTRLQAYGERDHVDLDATTQRNLELTETMQGDSSGSLFDTIDHTVTAAGGRLLQQWLQRPRRNRTELTRRQSCVAALGESAMARERIRETLSDAYDLERLAARATSGSADARDLRAVQETLALLGQVADAVTETERLAESPLADALDGADREAADTLAAELDDALVEDPPGTVRQGGLFKRGYDDELDEIIGEHESALEWLETLPDREKERTGITHLSVDRNKTDGYYIQVGKSETDAVPEKYQHIKTLKNSKRYTTPELDEKERDVLRLEERRHDMEYERFQALRERVSERATLLQDVGRALAELDAFASLAVHAVENDWTRPAVTEGNELSIEAGRHPVVEQTTEFVPNDLYMDDDRQFLIVTGPNMSGKSTYMRQAALITLLAQVGSFVPARSATVGMVDGIFTRVGALDELAQGRSTFMVEMQELSNILHSATEESLVILDEVGRGTATFDGISIAWAATEYIVNSIQSKTLFATHYHELTALGEELPTVENVHVAVDGEPRSAEGDSDVTFLRTVRDGPTDRSYGVHVADLAGVPEPVVDRSQDVLDRLRDDKAIEIRGSEGDGGGTTQAVFDLDSGQFRDGASQSEGASAGSTAEPVATDGHPKHAPGTGSATDEPTASLDPETEAVLSELTELDVNETPPVELMAKVQEWQAELDDE; encoded by the coding sequence ATGACAGAGGCGACGGGAATCGTCGGGGAGTTCCTCACGCTCAAAGAGGGGACCGACGCGGACCTGCTGGCGATGCAGTGTGGCGACTTCTACGAGTTTTTCGACGAGGACGCCGAGATCGTCGCCGACGAACTCGACCTGAAGGTGAGTCAGAAATCCTCCCACGGCTCGTCGTACCCGATGGCGGGGGTGCCGGTCGACGACCTGACGCCGTACGTCTCCGCGCTGGTCGAGCGGGGCTTCCGGGTCGCCATCGCCGACCAGCACGAGACCGAGAACGGCCACGCCCGCGAGATAACGCGGGTCGTCACGCCCGGGACACATCTGGAGACCGGCGACGAGTCGGCACAATACCTCGCCGCAGTCGTCCGGGAGGCGCGTCGGGACGGCGGCGACACCTACGGCATCGCCGCGACGGACGTGACCACGGGCCAGTTTCAGGTCACGCAACTGGATGACGCCGACGCGGGCGAGGCCCTGACGGAGCTGTACACGTTCGCACCGGCGGAGATTCTGCCCGGCCCCGAGCTCCGGAACGACGATGCGTTTCTCGACCGCCTGCGCGAGCGGACCGACGCGGCGCTGACGCTGCACGATTCAGCGTCGTTCGAGCCGGGCCGGGCGCGCCACACCGTTCGCGAGCAGTTCGGTGACGAGACGGTCGATAGCGTCGGTATCGGCGAGCAGGACGTGGCAGTTCGGGCTGCCGGCGCAGTATTATCATACGTCGAGGACACCGGCGTCGGGACGCTCGCGGCGGTCACGCGTCTGCAGGCGTACGGCGAGCGCGACCACGTCGACCTCGACGCGACCACCCAGCGCAATCTCGAACTCACCGAGACGATGCAGGGCGACAGTTCGGGGTCGCTGTTCGACACCATCGATCACACCGTTACCGCTGCCGGCGGCCGGCTCCTGCAACAGTGGCTCCAGCGACCCCGGCGAAACCGGACGGAACTCACGCGGCGGCAGTCCTGCGTGGCGGCGCTGGGGGAGTCAGCGATGGCCCGCGAGCGGATACGAGAGACGCTGTCGGACGCCTACGACCTCGAACGGCTGGCCGCCCGGGCTACGTCGGGGAGCGCCGACGCGCGGGACCTGCGGGCGGTTCAGGAGACGCTGGCATTGCTCGGGCAGGTCGCCGACGCCGTCACCGAGACCGAGCGGCTGGCCGAGTCGCCGCTTGCCGATGCCCTTGACGGGGCCGACCGCGAAGCGGCCGACACGCTGGCCGCGGAACTCGACGATGCCCTCGTCGAAGACCCACCGGGGACGGTCCGACAGGGCGGGCTGTTCAAGCGAGGGTACGACGACGAACTCGACGAGATAATCGGAGAGCACGAGTCGGCGCTGGAGTGGCTAGAGACGCTCCCGGACCGGGAAAAGGAGCGGACCGGCATCACCCACCTCTCCGTCGACCGGAACAAGACCGACGGCTACTACATCCAAGTCGGCAAGAGCGAGACCGACGCCGTCCCCGAGAAGTACCAGCATATCAAGACGCTCAAGAACTCCAAACGCTACACGACGCCCGAACTCGACGAGAAGGAGCGGGACGTGTTGCGCTTAGAGGAGCGCCGCCACGACATGGAGTACGAGCGCTTTCAGGCGCTCCGAGAGCGGGTTTCCGAGCGTGCAACGTTGCTACAGGACGTGGGGCGGGCACTGGCGGAACTGGACGCGTTCGCATCGCTTGCGGTCCATGCCGTCGAAAACGACTGGACGCGGCCGGCGGTCACTGAGGGCAACGAACTCTCCATCGAGGCCGGCCGCCACCCGGTCGTCGAGCAGACCACGGAGTTCGTCCCGAACGACCTCTACATGGACGACGACCGGCAGTTCCTCATCGTCACCGGCCCCAACATGAGCGGAAAGTCGACGTATATGCGTCAGGCCGCGCTCATCACGCTCCTTGCTCAGGTAGGGAGTTTCGTGCCGGCACGGTCGGCGACGGTCGGCATGGTCGACGGCATCTTCACTCGTGTCGGCGCGCTGGACGAGCTCGCACAGGGCCGCTCGACGTTCATGGTCGAGATGCAGGAGCTGTCGAACATCCTCCACTCGGCCACCGAAGAATCACTCGTGATACTGGACGAAGTGGGTCGCGGGACGGCTACTTTCGACGGCATTTCAATCGCATGGGCGGCGACGGAGTACATCGTCAACTCGATCCAGTCGAAGACGCTGTTTGCGACGCACTACCACGAACTGACGGCGCTGGGCGAGGAACTGCCGACCGTCGAGAACGTCCACGTCGCGGTCGACGGCGAGCCGCGGTCAGCGGAGGGAGACAGCGACGTGACGTTCCTCCGAACGGTCCGGGACGGTCCGACCGACCGCTCCTACGGCGTCCACGTTGCCGACCTCGCCGGCGTCCCCGAACCGGTCGTCGACCGGTCACAAGATGTCCTCGACCGCCTGCGCGACGACAAGGCCATCGAGATTCGGGGTAGCGAGGGGGACGGCGGTGGGACGACACAGGCCGTCTTCGACCTCGATTCAGGACAGTTCAGGGACGGCGCGTCCCAGTCAGAAGGCGCATCGGCCGGCTCGACTGCTGAGCCAGTGGCGACCGACGGTCATCCGAAGCACGCGCCCGGAACCGGGAGCGCCACGGACGAACCCACGGCATCGCTCGACCCGGAAACCGAGGCCGTCCTCTCGGAGCTGACGGAACTGGACGTCAACGAGACGCCGCCGGTAGAGCTGATGGCAAAGGTACAGGAGTGGCAGGCCGAACTGGACGACGAGTAG